A stretch of Gossypium hirsutum isolate 1008001.06 chromosome A06, Gossypium_hirsutum_v2.1, whole genome shotgun sequence DNA encodes these proteins:
- the LOC107961767 gene encoding NAC domain-containing protein 79 isoform X2: MEGDKGKEETLPPGFRFHPTDEELITFYLVNKISDANFTGRAIADVDLNKCEPWDLPGKAKMGEKEWYFFSLRDRKYPTGVRTNRATNTGYWKTTGKDKEIFNSNSRVTSELVGMKKTLVFYRGRAPRGEKTNWVMHEYRIHSKSSFRTNKEEWVVCRVFQKSAGLKKYPSASNQSRAAVNPYNLDIGGGSLLPMMQAENYHLSTGAELSRVLRGGPSCSANLPIPSQINYPVPGGFTISGLNLNLGGGSTQPVMRPMQPPPPPPMLQHQDVTPSLMNTATFGAEGGYGAEITTQNANGPTNRYLSMDHCMDLDNYWPTY, encoded by the exons atGGAAGGAGATAAGGGAAAGGAAGAAACGTTGCCACCAGGATTTCGGTTTCATCCAACTGATGAAGAGCTCATCACTTTCTATCTTGTAAACAAGATTTCAGATGCTAACTTTACTGGAAGGGCAATTGCCGACGTTGATCTCAACAAATGCGAGCCCTGGGACCTTCCTG GGAAGGCAAAAATGGGAGAAAAAGAGTGGTACTTTTTCAGCCTTCGCGATCGAAAATACCCAACTGGTGTAAGAACAAACCGAGCAACCAACACAGGTTACTGGAAGACCACGGGAAAGGACAAGGAGATCTTCAACAGTAACAGTAGAGTCACATCAGAGTTGGTTGGGATGAAGAAGACCTTAGTGTTTTACCGAGGGAGAGCTCCTAGAGGGGAGAAAACCAATTGGGTCATGCATGAGTACCGTATTCACTCTAAATCATCTTTTAGAACTAACAAG GAGGAATGGGTGGTCTGCCGCGTGTTTCAGAAGAGTGCGGGGTTGAAGAAGTATCCGTCAGCCTCAAATCAATCCAGAGCTGCAGTGAATCCCTACAATTTAGATATAGGAGGAGGAAGTCTGTTACCAATGATGCAGGCGGAGAACTATCACTTGTCTACGGGAGCGGAGCTCTCAAGGGTTCTAAGGGGCGGTCCTAGCTGTAGTGCCAATCTACCTATTCCATCCCAAATCAACTATCCAGTTCCAGGAGGGTTTACTATTTCCGGACTGAATTTAAATCTTGGAGGAGGCTCCACGCAGCCTGTGATGCGACCAAtgcaacctcccccacctccacCAATGCTGCAGCACCAAGACGTTACGCCCTCTTTGATGAACACCGCTACTTTTGGCGCGGAGGGTGGCTATGGTGCAGAGATCACCACTCAGAATGCAAATGGGCCGACCAACAGATACTTGAGCATGGACCATTGCATGGACTTGGATAACTATTGGCCCACGTACTAA
- the LOC107961767 gene encoding protein CUP-SHAPED COTYLEDON 1 isoform X1, with the protein MEGDKGKEETLPPGFRFHPTDEELITFYLVNKISDANFTGRAIADVDLNKCEPWDLPGKAKMGEKEWYFFSLRDRKYPTGVRTNRATNTGYWKTTGKDKEIFNSNSRVTSELVGMKKTLVFYRGRAPRGEKTNWVMHEYRIHSKSSFRTNKQEEWVVCRVFQKSAGLKKYPSASNQSRAAVNPYNLDIGGGSLLPMMQAENYHLSTGAELSRVLRGGPSCSANLPIPSQINYPVPGGFTISGLNLNLGGGSTQPVMRPMQPPPPPPMLQHQDVTPSLMNTATFGAEGGYGAEITTQNANGPTNRYLSMDHCMDLDNYWPTY; encoded by the exons atGGAAGGAGATAAGGGAAAGGAAGAAACGTTGCCACCAGGATTTCGGTTTCATCCAACTGATGAAGAGCTCATCACTTTCTATCTTGTAAACAAGATTTCAGATGCTAACTTTACTGGAAGGGCAATTGCCGACGTTGATCTCAACAAATGCGAGCCCTGGGACCTTCCTG GGAAGGCAAAAATGGGAGAAAAAGAGTGGTACTTTTTCAGCCTTCGCGATCGAAAATACCCAACTGGTGTAAGAACAAACCGAGCAACCAACACAGGTTACTGGAAGACCACGGGAAAGGACAAGGAGATCTTCAACAGTAACAGTAGAGTCACATCAGAGTTGGTTGGGATGAAGAAGACCTTAGTGTTTTACCGAGGGAGAGCTCCTAGAGGGGAGAAAACCAATTGGGTCATGCATGAGTACCGTATTCACTCTAAATCATCTTTTAGAACTAACAAG CAGGAGGAATGGGTGGTCTGCCGCGTGTTTCAGAAGAGTGCGGGGTTGAAGAAGTATCCGTCAGCCTCAAATCAATCCAGAGCTGCAGTGAATCCCTACAATTTAGATATAGGAGGAGGAAGTCTGTTACCAATGATGCAGGCGGAGAACTATCACTTGTCTACGGGAGCGGAGCTCTCAAGGGTTCTAAGGGGCGGTCCTAGCTGTAGTGCCAATCTACCTATTCCATCCCAAATCAACTATCCAGTTCCAGGAGGGTTTACTATTTCCGGACTGAATTTAAATCTTGGAGGAGGCTCCACGCAGCCTGTGATGCGACCAAtgcaacctcccccacctccacCAATGCTGCAGCACCAAGACGTTACGCCCTCTTTGATGAACACCGCTACTTTTGGCGCGGAGGGTGGCTATGGTGCAGAGATCACCACTCAGAATGCAAATGGGCCGACCAACAGATACTTGAGCATGGACCATTGCATGGACTTGGATAACTATTGGCCCACGTACTAA